The Stomoxys calcitrans chromosome 3, idStoCalc2.1, whole genome shotgun sequence genome includes a region encoding these proteins:
- the LOC106087254 gene encoding collagen alpha-1(IV) chain, which yields MEPLWKRLLFAAVFAGAFLGINAQFWKTADTGAIYNTAKNYRPEFEAPRNPIDESYSVIDSAGNSAPPRNCTSGTVGCIPKCFAEKGNRGLQGPIGNPGPKGLPGYPGTEGPPGDKGQKGDPGPIGPRGLKGERGSAGMPGMSGVPGIQGIAGNAGAPGIPGKDGCDGEKGLPGVTGLSGMTGPRGYPGQPGAKGDKGEPAKENGDYAKGEKGEPGFAGRAGNPGPEGPQGSKGDRGDTGPYGAPGPRGDRGMKGEKGAPCFARPQPGRKGEKGEKGEPAGTLKLTNAHTISGEKGERGEKGERGENGEKGAVGYQGEQGREGMKGEKGLPGGPGDRGRQGAYGPPGPAGQKGDRGDTGLNGLPGKPGQKGDPGRPGKPGERGLVGPPGPPGGGRGSPGAPGPKGPRGYTGAPGPKGLDGFNGPPGPQGLPGMKGGPGVPGNNGVEGPPGEKGDKGNAGRPGPMGPQGPIGHTGPPGPEGQKGEAGLPGYGERGLKGDDGFPGAAGMKGAKGERGFPGTAGAPGDSKLGRPGTPGRVGPPGQKGDQGNPGTPGQKGDMGPKGDAGGKCSNCAPGQKGDKGDRGSDGVPGRDGVRGPPGERGYPGERGSDGIPGPPGAPGDKGRDGNPGAPGPYGAPGKDAIMDMNLIAPEKGSKGERGYPGAAGLKGERGEPGTPGANGQKGEIGMKGDKGFPGPPGSDGLPGNPGRDGHDGMPGRSVKGEPGTAGRDGDKGEPGIDGYRGDKGDPGTCDIGTITLPAKGSKGDRGVTGNPGPMGLTGYKGDQGNPGLKGEPGPQGPPGPTGPRGMTGPRGDPGPQGPMGAPGNPGRDGMRGPPGRNGVPGQKGEQGIARPGPPGSIGRPGMPGQKGERGLVGPSGPPGMEGAPGYPGEKGDAGYPGAPGAPGFDGPKGDMGPLGPQGPPGPPGKPGVDGVQGRDGAKGEPGYPGLVGMPGMKGERGAPGVDGSKGFTGLTGPPGKRGPPGPAGIPGAKGDRGERGLTGKDGLPGPRGPAGAPGMMGMKGDMGPVGPPGADGIPGLDGMKGDRGLPGLDGPRGEAGDASEKGQKGEPGAPGLRGESGMPGAPGMQGEKGVAGIALHGRPGATGEKGDRGRDGMNGMDGISGEKGDQGMPGMTGPKGNKGETGLPGAPGLPGMDGKPGQMGAPGPMGHPGIKGDRGERGFPGVNGAKGDKGERGTPGFNGGPGPKGERGLTGPPGHNASPLTIKGERGEMGEAGLIGLPGPMGLKGNQGAPGFNGPKGDRGLAGPPGAPGLNGMPGIKGEMGPMGDVGAPGLTIKGEKGLPGRTGKNGREGVPGVPGQKGEQGLSGLPGTPGQMGAPGPIGPQGPKGDRGLTGAPGRDGANGMPGVQGIKGDMGYPGPKGDMGLPGNQGHKGDKGEMGMVGAPGMPGLMGLKGDRGMDGMEGLPGQTGPPGEKGFPGPAGRDGRDGTPGIKGDKGAPGMIPPPGPKGEPGYPGRHGEKGDRGAPGSRGMVGLQGERGEKGEMGLMGLTGAVGRPGPKGDQGPPGIIGREGAPGPMGPKGEAGLACSQSADYLTGILLVRHSQTSSVPRCEPGHVELWSGYSLLYVDGNDYAHNQDLGSPGSCVRRFSTLPMLSCGANNICNYASRNDKSFWLTTNAQPMPMMPLPAQEVSSYISRCVVCEAPSNVIAVHSQSLEIPNCPNGWEGLWIGYSFMMHTGSGNGGGGQDMSSTGSCLEDFRPVPFIECNGGKGHCFFYDTLNSFWMVTLEDYQQFQRPDMVTLKAGNLQQRVSRCQVCIKNSS from the exons CAATTTTGGAAAACTGCTGACACCGGAGCGATTTACAATACTGCCAAAAATTATCGGCCTGAATTCGAAGCCCCCAGAAATCCCATTGACGAAAGTTATTCCGTTATTGACAGTGCCGGCAACAGTGCTCCTCCAAGAAATTGTACAAGCGGTACTGTTGGCTGTATACCAAAATGTTTTGCTGAAAAGGGTAATCGCGGTCTCCAGGGTCCAATTGGTAATCCTGGTCCCAAGGGTCTGCCCGGCTATCCCGGTACTGAAGGTCCACCCGGTGACAAAGGTCAAAAAGGTGATCCCGGCCCAATAGGTCCACGTGGTTTGAAGGGTGAGCGTGGCAGCGCTGGTATGCCTGGCATGTCTGGAGTTCCAGGTATTCAAGGTATTGCTGGTAATGCTGGCGCCCCTGGTATTCCTGGTAAAGATGGTTGTGATGGTGAGAAGGGTCTTCCTGGTGTAACGGGTCTCAGTGGTATGACTGGTCCTCGTGGTTATCCTGGTCAACCTGGTGCCAAAGGTGATAAAGGTGAACCTGCCAAAGAAAATGGTGACTATGCAAAGGGTGAAAAAGGTGAGCCCGGTTTTGCTGGCCGTGCGGGAAATCCTGGCCCTGAGGGTCCTCAGGGTTCCAAAGGTGATCGTGGCGATACTGGTCCATATGGCGCCCCTGGTCCCCGTGGTGATCGTGGTATGAAGGGTGAAAAAGGTGCTCCATGTTTTGCTCGACCACAACCCGGCCGCAAAGGTGAAAAGGGTGAGAAAGGTGAACCCGCTGGCACACTCAAGCTAACTAATGCTCACACCATTAGTGGCGAAAAGGGCGAAAGAGGAGAAAAGGGAGAGAGAGGAGAGAATGGTGAAAAAGGTGCAGTTGGCTATCAAGGTGAACAAGGTCGCGAAGGTATGAAAGGTGAAAAGGGTCTTCCCGGTGGTCCTGGTGACAGA GGTCGTCAAGGTGCTTACGGTCCACCTGGTCCAGCTGGACAGAAAGGTGATCGCGGTGATACTGGTTTGAATGGATTGCCTGGTAAACCCGGTCAAAAAGGTGATCCTGGACGTCCTGGAAAACCTGGTGAGCGTGGTCTTGTCGGTCCTCCTGGTCCCCCTGGTGGCGGTCGTGGATCACCTGGAGCACCTGGCCCCAAAGGTCCCCGCGGTTACACTGGCGCCCCTGGTCCAAAGGGTCTGGATGGTTTTAATGGTCCACCCGGTCCCCAAGGTTTACCCGGTATGAAAGGTGGTCCTGGTGTACCCGGCAACAATGGTGTTGAAGGTCCTCCCGGCGAAAAAGGTGACAAGGGCAATGCTGGTCGTCCTGGTCCAATGGGTCCTCAAGGCCCTATCGGCCATACTGGTCCCCCAGGTCCTGAAGGTCAAAAGGGAGAAGCTGGACTTCCCGGTTATGGTGAGCGTGGCTTGAAAGGTGATGACGGTTTTCCCGG TGCTGCGGGTATGAAGGGCGCTAAAGGTGAACGTGGTTTCCCAGGTACTGCCGGTGCCCCTGGTGATTCAAAACTAGGTCGCCCTGGTACTCCCGGTCGTGTTGGTCCTCCAGGCCAGAAAGGTGATCAAGGCAATCCTGGTACCCCGGGACAGAAAGGTGATATGGGTCCAAAAGGTGATGCTGGTGGAAAATGCTCAAACTGTGCTCCTGGACAGAAGGGTGATAAAGGTGACCGAGGCTCTGATGGTGTTCCTGGTAGAGATGGTGTTCGAGGTCCCCCAGGTGAACGCGGCTATCCAGGAGAACGTGGTTCTGATGGTATTCCCGGTCCTCCTGGCGCACCTGGTGACAAGGGTAGAGATGGAAATCCTGGTGCTCCTGGTCCATATGGTGCCCCTGGTAAAGATGCCATCATGGATATGAATCTAATAGCTCCCGAAAAAGGAAGTAAGGGTGAACGTGGTTATCCTGGTGCCGCAGGCCTTAAAGGAGAGCGTGGTGAACCTGGAACTCCTGGCGCTAACGGACAAAAGGGTGAAATTGGAATGAAGGGCGACAAGGGCTTCCCCGGTCCACCTGGTAGTGATGGTCTTCCTGGTAATCCAGGCAGAGATGGTCATGATGGTATGCCTGGTCGTAGCGTAAAGGGCGAACCTGGTACTGCTGGACGTGATGGCGACAAAGGTGAGCCAGGTATTGACGGCTACCGCGGTGATAAAGGTGATCCTGGTACCTGTGATATCGGTACTATTACGTTGCCAGCTAAAGGCAGTAAAGGTGACCGCGGCGTTACTGGCAATCCAGGTCCAATGGGACTTACTGGTTACAAAGGTGATCAAGGCAATCCAGGCTTGAAAGGTGAACCTGGTCCACAAGGTCCCCCTGGCCCTACTGGACCTCGCGGTATGACTGGTCCCCGAGGTGATCCCGGCCCACAAGGTCCTATGGGCGCTCCCGGCAACCCTGGAAGAGATGGCATGCGTGGTCCTCCTGGCAGAAATGGAGTCCCCGGACAAAAAGGTGAACAAGGAATTGCTAGACCTGGTCCCCCCGGAAGTATTGGTCGTCCTGGTATGCCTGGCCAAAAAGGTGAGAGAGGCCTTGTTGGTCCATCGGGTCCCCCTGGAATGGAGGGTGCTCCTGGTTACCCTGGAGAAAAGGGCGATGCTGGCTATCCTGGCGCTCCTGGTGCCCCTGGTTTTGACGGTCCTAAGGGTGATATGGGCCCATTAGGACCCCAAGGTCCTCCTGGCCCACCTGGCAAACCCGGTGTTGATGGCGTCCAAGGTCGTGATGGCGCTAAAGGTGAACCTGGCTATCCTGGTTTGGTAGGTATGCCTGGTATGAAGGGTGAAAGAGGTGCACCTGGTGTTGATGGCAGTAAAGGTTTCACTGGTCTTACTGGACCTCCTGGCAAACGTGGACCTCCTGGACCTGCAGGCATTCCCG GTGCAAAGGGTGATCGTGGTGAGCGTGGTTTAACTGGCAAGGATGGTTTACCCGGACCTAGAGGTCCCGCTGGCGCCCCTGGTATGATGGGCATGAAAGGTGATATGGGACCAGTTGGTCCCCCCGGAGCAGATGGTATTCCCGGTCTTGATGGCATGAAAGGTGATCGCGGTTTACCTGGTCTCGACGGTCCACGTGGTGAAGCTGGCGATGCTTCTGAAAAGGGTCAAAAAGGTGAACCTGGTGCCCCTGGTCTGCGTGGTGAAAGTGGTATGCCCGGTGCTCCTGGTATGCAAGGTGAAAAGGGTGTTGCTGGTATAGCATTACATGGACGTCCTGGAGCTACAGGAGAAAAGGGTGATCGCGGTCGTGATGGTATGAACGGCATGGATGGTATATCCGGTGAAAAGGGTGATCAAGGTATGCCTGGTATGACTGGACCTAAAGGTAATAAGGGCGAGACTGGTCTACCCGGAGCCCCCGGACTCCCCGGAATGGATGGCAAACCCGGTCAAATGGGTGCACCCGGTCCTATGGGCCATCCTGGTATAAAGGGTGATAGAGGCGAGCGTGGCTTCCCTGGCGTCAACGGAGCAAAGGGTGACAAGGGAGAACGTGGTACTCCTGGTTTCAATGGTGGACCTGGTCCAAAAGGTGAACGGGGTTTAACTGGACCTCCTGGCCATAATGCCTCCCCCCTAACTATCAAAGGTGAACGTGGTGAAATGGGCGAAGCTGGTCTAATTGGTCTACCTGGTCCAATGGGTCTTAAGGGTAACCAAGGTGCTCCTGGTTTCAATGGACCTAAAGGCGATCGCGGTTTAGCTGGACCTCCTGGCGCACCTGGTCTGAATGGCATGCCTGGAATTAAGGGTGAAATGGGACCAATGGGTGATGTTGGTGCTCCTGGTCTAACCATTAAGGGCGAGAAAGGTCTTCCTGGACGTACGGGCAAGAATGGACGTGAAG GTGTTCCTGGCGTTCCTGGTCAAAAGGGTGAACAAGGTTTGAGTGGATTGCCTGGTACCCCCGGTCAAATGGGTGCTCCCGGACCAATTGGTCCCCAAGGTCCTAAGGGCGATCGCGGTCTTACCGGCGCCCCTGGTAGAGATGGTGCCAATGGTATGCCTGGTGTACAAGGTATTAAGGGTGATATGGGATATCCTGGTCCTAAAGGTGATATGGGTTTGCCCGGCAATCAAGGACACAAAGGTGATAAGGGTGAAATGGGCATGGTAGGTGCTCCTGGTATGCCTGGATTAATGGGTCTGAAGGGTGATCGTGGCATGGATGGTATGGAAGGCTTGCCAGGCCAAACAGGTCCTCCGGGCGAGAAAGGTTTCCCAGGTCCCGCTGGCCGCGATGGCCGTGATGGCACGCCCGGCATAAAGGGTGACAAGGGTGCGCCAGGCATGATTCCTCCTCCAGGTCCCAAGGGTGAACCCGGCTATCCAGGAAGACACGGTGAAAAGGGTGATCGCGGCGCACCTGGTTCTCGCGGCATGGTCGGATTGCAAGGTGAACGAGGCGAAAAAGGTGAAATGGGTCTCATGGGCTTGACTGGCGCCGTAGGCCGTCCTGGCCCTAAGGGTGACCAAGGTCCACCCGGTATCATTGGTCGTGAAGGTGCTCCTGGTCCCATGGGCCCTAAGGGTGAGGCAGGTTTGGCCTGCTCGCAATCCGCTGACTATCTCACTGGCATTCTACTGGTCAGACACAGTCAAACATCTAGCGTGCCACGTTGCGAACCTGGACATGTGGAATTATGGAGTGGCTATTCTCTTCTCTATGTCGATGGCAACGATTATGCTCACAATCAAGACTTGGGTTCTCCTGGCTCCTGTGTACGTCGATTCTCCACCCTGCCAATGTTGTCATGTGGTGCCAATAACATCTGCAACTATGCCTCCAGAAACGATAAATCATTCTGGCTGACCACCAATGCCCAACCTATGCCCATGATGCCACTTCCGGCACAAGAAGTTAGCAGCTATATATCACGTTGTGTCGTCTGCGAAGCTCCATCGAATGTCATTGCAGTGCACAGTCAATCTTTGGAAATACCAAATTGCCCCAATGGCTGGGAAGGTTTATGGATCGGTTACAGTTTCATGATG CATACTGGCTCTGGCAATGGAGGTGGTGGCCAAGATATGTCTTCAACTGGCTCCTGCCTGGAAGATTTCCGCCCCGTACCATTCATAGAGTGCAACGGTGGCAAGGGTCACTGCTTCTTCTATGACACATTAAACAGTTTCTGGATGGTAACTCTCGAAGACTACCAACAATTCCAGAGACCCGATATGGTTACCCTTAAGGCGGGCAACTTGCAGCAAAGAGTCTCGAGATGTCAAGTTTGTATTAAGAACTCATCATAA